The nucleotide sequence CATTCCGCCCCCTCTGGCGCAACAGGGGCGTTATGACGGACGGTGAATTTCTCCGCCGTGTCATTTTCAGGACGGTGCCATGACCGTCCGAAAGCAGACAGGTAGGGATGACGGAATTATCCAGAGAACCCGAATTTCGAGGTCAAAACGGCCTCTCCATTCTCGGCGCTCAAGAAGATTGAAAGCGGAACGGGTGGCGGACGTGGGTGGGATAGGAGGAGTCGGACGCGCGGAAGATCCAGCTCTTCACCTCTTGGAGCACGCAGCTCGCGAGTTCACTGTTACCGGTGGTGTTGGAGGTCACGGTGGCGCCGAAGACGTTGCCGCCTGGGGAGATGTCCCACTCCACGATGACTTCGCCTTGAACTGCGGGGGACCAGGCGCGAGCGCGGGCGTAGCAGCTCTCGATCTGCGGCGAGTGGCTGCGGATGACCGCGAGGTACGGCTCTTCTTGGAAGGGGGGAGGCTGGCTCGGCAACTGAGGCGGGGGTGCATCGTCGTGGGGCTGGGAGGGCGCGGGCGTGTCGGGGGTGGG is from Hyalangium minutum and encodes:
- a CDS encoding AgmX/PglI C-terminal domain-containing protein, which produces MIHVAAMALLALSLNQVPNTGRAKAKFPPRTEKPRPPPPQQPTPDTPAPSQPHDDAPPPQLPSQPPPFQEEPYLAVIRSHSPQIESCYARARAWSPAVQGEVIVEWDISPGGNVFGATVTSNTTGNSELASCVLQEVKSWIFRASDSSYPTHVRHPFRFQSS